One Perognathus longimembris pacificus isolate PPM17 chromosome 24, ASM2315922v1, whole genome shotgun sequence DNA segment encodes these proteins:
- the Gar1 gene encoding H/ACA ribonucleoprotein complex subunit 1: MSFRGGGRGGFNRGGGGGGFHRGGGSNNHFRGGGGGGNFRGGGGGRFGRGGFGPGGGRGGFNKGQDQGPPDHVVLLGEFLHPCEDDIVCKCTTEENKVPYFNAPVYLENKEQIGKVDEIFGQLRDFYFSVKLSENMKAGSFKKLQKFYIDPYKLLPLQRFLPRPPGEKGPPRGGGRGGRGGGGGRGGGRGGGRGGGFRGGRGGGGFRGGRGGGGFRGRGH; encoded by the exons ATGTCTTTTCGAGGCGGGGGTCGTGGAGGCTTTAATcgcggcggtggaggcggcggctTCCATCGTGGCGGTGGTAGCAACAACCACTTCCGAggtggaggcggcggcggcaATTTCAGAGGCGGCGGTGGCGGCCGATTTGGACGAGGCGGATTTGGACCAGGCGGTGGCCGCGGTGGCTTTAATAAAGGCCAAGATCAAGGACCTCCGGATCACGTTGTCC TACTAGGAGAATTCCTGCATCCTTGTGAAGATGACATCGTTTGTAAATGTaccacagaagaaaataaagttcCCTATTTCAATGCTCCTGtttatttagaaaacaaagaacaaattgGGAAAGTGGATGAAATATTTGGACAACTTAGAGATTTT TACTTTTCAGTTAAATTGTCAGAAAATATGAAGGCAGGTTCCTTTAAAAAACTACAGAAG TTTTACATAGACCCATACAAGCTGTTGCCACTGCAGAGGTTTTTACCTCGGCCTCCTGGTGAGAAAGGACCTCCAAGAGGCGGAGGCaggggaggtagaggaggaggaggaggaagaggaggaggcagaggtggtGGCAGAGGTG GTGGTTtcagaggggggagaggaggtggaggcttcagaggaggaagagggggaggtggCTTCCGAG GGAGAGGACATTAG